Part of the Echeneis naucrates chromosome 18, fEcheNa1.1, whole genome shotgun sequence genome is shown below.
tgtgatgggctggtgacctgtccagggtgacccccccccccccccccttgttcCAGatcattgtaattattttcatgCCATCTCATCCACTGtgcttgttttcagttttatcgTGTTCATCCACACATTAAGTGGTTAAAATTCCCACTTCATTCGCGAGAAAGGGTAAAATGTCACGCTATACTACGATATACACAGTACTGCACAGtccatgaaaaaatatgaaatattgtcTAATCTGGGGTGAATCCCGTGATTTTCATTGCACTGATACCAAAGCACTGATACCaagcaggttaaaaaaaacaagaagtaaTTTTAGGAAATTAAAAGCACTCATTCATCGTTTACTTCTACCGATTATCGGGTTGCGGGGTTTGCTGCCAAAATGCCAATGCCAATACTTTGAGCAAGAGCGGGgttcatcctggacaggtcagcagtccatcacagggccaacacacagagacagagacaaagccCTATCCATGCAGCCATCCAGGAAAACTTCTCCacaaatttttaataaatgtttataCTAGCCTATTGGAAGGGAATCCCCATTATTATGTCATTACTGTTTGGATTGAAATATTTGACATTCTGCACGAGAAATAAAATCcaactaatatatatatatatgtgcggattttatttgtaaatgagAGACTTCCTGTCATGCTCTGTGTGCCGCTGCTTGTTGTGGACTAGTGTACGGAGCTGTACACCGTGGgggacagactgactgagagtcCAGCTGAGTGTCGCACTTGTCGCCATGAAGAAGGCAGTTGTGTTGTTCGTTGTAGCCTGCTGCGCTGTCTCAGGTGAGCTTCAGTCTCATCATTCTTTACTTTGCAGGCCAAAACTGCTTTCCTCCACTATATTCACCTTTTTTATTACGCGAGTAAAGTGTGATGCGTTTTGTGGAATTTTGCAAATAATGTTTGCATCTTCTAAACTGGTTTATTGCCATTTTGCGATTGGAAACTTAGAAAAAGAAATTCGGTGAATAAAGGAGACAGGAGATGTTTTCATCAGGACGAGGTGTTACTTCCTGGATTGTTTGGGGAACAGAAATTTCCGCAGTCGATAGTTTCTGAGTCACATGTCAGCTGGCAAAAGATCGCTTTTTTCCGAGGATGGAATCAGCAACTTGTGTTTGAGCCTCAAGTCACCGTTGAATTTTGCAGTTCACTTACTACAAGTGTTACATTAAACAACTTTGAATATTGTGGCCTTTAACCTGTCTTCACTTTTGGAGGCCGTAGTTTGTACAAAGAGTAACAGACAGAGTCAGCACTGTCTGAGCAGAAGATAAGTTGGGGACTGAAAACACGTCACATGAAGACAATATCACCTGATGCCACCGGAAGGGTTCGCCTTTGTCTTGACAACATCCAACTCTGAGGAGAACAATTAtctaaatgaatttattttagtGCTCAAGTTCTGTTTTCTAAGTCTGACAGTATTGCCAGAAGTTACTTAGATGattccagcacacacacagaaatcttTAACAGCCAGAGTGGTGTGGTGTTTCTGTTCATTAGTTGGTGGAGGTAAGATGCAAGATACCAGCTTCAGTTACATCCTCTGCCATCAAGTTGTCAAAAACAACcagttgttgtgtttgtaatggaagaaaatgaagtTGGAAGGTTGTATTAATATGGGAATTAATTGTTTTGtcccttcctgtctctttaAAGTGCTGTCATTGGCTGAAGAGAAACCATCTGCAACCATGTCATCTGCAAAGCAGTTTGACGTTTCGCCATCATCCACCACCTCCCAGCCTAAAACCACTACCGCCATGGCCAACACAACTACCACCACCTCCAAGacaacaaccaccacccccaagacaacaaccaccacccccAAGACAACAACCACCACGCCCAAGacaacaaccaccacccccaagacaacaaccaccacccccAAGACAACAACCACCACGCCCAAGACAACAACCACCACGCCCAAGACAACAGCCACCACCCCCAAGACAACAACCACACCTGTCCCAGgacccacccccccccacacgtGTGTTCGTTGGAAGCTACAATCTGACTGAGAAAAAAGTGGTTTGCCTGCGGGCTAACATGGCACTAGAGATCCAACTGTCAGCAGCAAAGGTACATTTCAAGTCATCAACATGGATAGAACTTTCTGCTCAAGTCTCTGACTCAGCTGTTATAAAAGCAATTGTTAGCAACATGttttcaggaaatgaaaaaactattcatagttcaaatgttttatttcttcactgTTGTGGCcttgacatgcacacaaagtTAAACGTGCCATCTTTGTGTCATAAGACAGTAGCTGCTAATGCTATATGATATTTTTTGCTCCAAAGAAACACTGTAACAGCTATGGTGCCTTGGGGGACGTTGTGATACAAAGCATCTGTCTAGTTTCCTGATTTCTTTGTTAATGTTTCAGGTCAATGGGAGCTTCATTGTTCAGCCTAATGAGACCAAGACTGAAGGAAGTTGTGGGGAAACCAAGGCAAACCTGACTCTCGTCTTCAAAGAGGGCTTTATCACTTTCATGTTCAACAAggtacatttgttttatttaatttctcacTAATATCATGTTATCAGTTTAATGCTGGTAGGACTGGACAGTCCCCGTTTTCCTCTTTGACCTATTTACACTACAAATATAAGTTTCAACCAATTAAATAGTTTATTGATGAATAATAATGACTAAAGTAATTTCATGTAAGAAGTGAAATAACAGAGCTTTGTTAAAAAGAGGAACTATAGTCGACGGGCCTGTTCTAAAAGCATGTGACAAGGAAGCTGCATCTCGCCTCTCCGCAATGTGTCTGTGATTCATTTAGTGTTGTTCAAAGAGACAGTTGAAATGAGATGATGTGAAAGTTGCTTGGTGAAGTGAAGTgtaacattaatatataattgTAAAAATAACTGCATAAACAAAGCTTAATAACCTCTAATAATATCTCACACTAATTATGTGTTCAAAAAACCAGTGAGGCCAGCAGGTGCAACAACAGACGTCAACAAAAGAAAGATTTGTAAGCTAAAGTTAGAATTTAACAGGAATACTGACTGTAAATTCAAGCTAAAATCTTCATATCCTGTCAAGTTATACAGTTTATTGGGATAAAATACAGTCCAATCAGAAAATGGTCACAACAGAAGGGAAGGCCCTAATGAAAATTTAGTATTTTTGCAGCAAGTCAATAGTTTCTCAGTGAGCTTtactttaatttttctttctgaaaaactGAACAATGTTGCTACTAGTTGTGGTCTTTTTTAAGATATTTTGCTTTCAGAATTCAAACCCTTGTGACCTCACTAACATTAAAAagattcaattcaaaatgaaacagatatATTTCAAGAAAAACTTATTGAAAACGCACCATCCTGATCTTTATATTCATGTGAGCCAAAGTGTTATCTTCCAGAATGTTAGTCATATAAAATTCTAATGTGCTTTTCATACATCCATAAAAGAACCCAGGGGATTTGCACAAAATGATCACCACTAATTAGGTAGAGCTTTCAAAACCGTATTAGTACAAACATTAGTACATAAATAGCACGatagattaaaaatattttaagacatCATTTgaagaacaaagcaaaagtgTGTCACATATTTAAAGCAGATCAGGTTCTATGTTAATGTTAAGTTGTCAGGActgcaactttgtgatgtcacagcaaaacAATCACCACTCTCAGCCACAATCCAAGCCTGGCAGGATTGGGTTTCACACTGAACACAAAGCTTCTCTGCACAAGTAATCCAAATATATTTAAGCAGTGTAGAAAAATTGTAGCCATAGAGAGTAAACATTGTTAAAAATATCTTGCTGTCACTGTGGGCATTTTAAAAAAGAGCGAAGAAAAAGGCACACAAGAGACCAAAATCATACATGCATAAACCACACTAAGATACACACAACAGTTCAGCAGTTCAACAATTTAATAAACCATTTCCAAATATATATGATAAAATTCATGGCAAGGCTCTGTCCTCCAGCATTTGATTGTCTGCTAATTTCCTCAGTCACTGAGGATGGCCTGTGCCTTCAGTGGGACATGGTCTACCTGGGATTCTGTCCAAAGGTCtaagggagaacatgcaaactacaaagaaaggccccaaccttcttgctgtgacagtgctaaccactttGCCACCTTACCACCCCAATACTCGAATTTCAAAGTATAATCCCCAGCAGAAGAATGTAGTATTCCCTCACTTTTCCAGACAAGATAGTCTAGTATAGATGGTAATATGCAATGGGTCTGTACCCCTGATTTGATCCAGCTATGGTCTTGTTGACTGCAGTGAGAATCATTATCTCACATTTAGTTACAATAAGCACTTTGATTACCAAATTGCTTTGGATTATATCCTTTGTGAAACCCTGTCTCCTCAGAGTGTTGCTGATAATACTGCCTATGTTGATGCTCTGTCTTTCAAACTCAGCTACAGCTTCGCCAAAGGAGGTAAGTTGTCATTAATCCAGCTTCTCCTTTCCTGTCATTAAACTTTAAACTCTGAGAATGTGGGTCACTGAATTTCAAAGGAGGCTGAAAATGTGCAAGACTGGCAATTGacaaaaaatagataaatgcTTAACAActtccatgtctgtgtgtcacgGCGTAGCCTTTGGAATTACTTTTAAGTATGTCCTGTCCAACAAGTTTGACAATCATCATTGTGCTCTGAGAGAACCCTTCAGCATTGTTTTTTGACTGTTGCAGAAGCTCGGCAAGAATATCGCGCCGACAACAAGTCACTGCATCTCTTCGCTGCAAAAGTGTCACACTGCTATTCCTGCTCGGGTGAAATGCTTTACATGGGGAACGGACTCTACCTAAATGTTACTAAAAACAGGATGCAGGCTTTCAATCTGACCAAGAGCTATGACTTTGGCCAACGTAAGTGTTCTGATGAGAAGTTCCTTATTATACAATTTCTTTGATTACatgtctgaatgaatgaaaaataagacaattcttttaaaagaaaaatattttttttctatttaaaatcaGAAtcacttgaatttttttttaaagaaatttactaatacattttttaataaaaatgaaaacatcatgtAATGATAATGACAGTCTATAACGATAAATTGTCACATGATGTGTAACTTCATTTGATAATGAAACTACAAACCATTACAacaacatttgaatttcaacataaaaaaaacccaacctaATAATGTTTTAACACAACATCAAGTCTTAATTATGAGTTGTATGTAGCgtggcatttttaaaaaggaaaattaaaaaataattctgtataatataattaattttctGTTATAGTTAATTTTCTCAGTAAGAAAATTAGACTTGCCCTTTGCCCTGTGAATTGCACCTTTCAAATTAGGCTACAAATTAACTGACACTTTTGATCATGTttgtaaaatgatttgttttttgattcatgtgtttttcagctgacATGTGCCTTGCTGACAATACAGATTACCGTGTCTCGCCATTTGGAGTGGGAGTGACATTACTCGTGCTCATTGTGATTGTGGTATTGGCCTATCTGGTGAGCCGCAGGAAGAGGACTGACGGTTACCAGACTCTATAAGGTGGCCTGGTCCAAGGTTGACGAGAGCTCATCCCAGATGTCACTCTGGTTTAAGAGGAGAAGTCAGTAAGGCTGTGAGGCTCTTTCTCAGGGGATCGGCAGCATTTCTACCAATCCTATCCATTTCTGACACTTAATTTGAACTAATCAATCAATTACTTGGTAAATTTTAAAATGCTATTATAAATTGATCTATCAAAATAGCACTTCAAAGTTATGTTCATCAGTTCAAGGTAAGTATGTCATGGCTTTTGGCTGTTAATCCATGTATTCTTGCTCTTACATGTTaaatagaattttaaaataGAATCACAAAATACACTTAAAGGAACTTACATTTTAGTGTTCGCTcttggatttaattttttgccTTTCCAATTTTGTTTCACAGCTGATCAATATATGGCTTAAAATTTTAGAACTGTATTCAATTTGACAAGACGTTGGAGTTCAACAGCAGCATGCCACCTGCAAATTAAATCCAAAGTCCACCTGCAGTGCAGATGGTGCTCTGACTGGCCAAATCACTGGCAATACACAATCTGGACTTTGACTTTACATTTAACTTTCATGTAGCACGCTGCTCAAACAGTCTTCAACAGGATCAATATTGTAAGAGACcaaatttgattcattttaaagaaTTGAATAACAAcaagtaaatattaaaaactacaATCACAATTAATTTCTAGTTTCATCATAAAAAACTATGAATTCACAATTGTAAGCAACAACATTAAAGCAATTGGTAAATTCAAAGAAATGTAAGATATAGCTTTACCTTGAGTGTAATTATTGAAATGCTAGTTTGATTGATCAATAGCTTTTATATCATCACCTCCTATATATAGGTTTTGAAAAGCAGGTGTACTGCATCCTATATTTTAACCGTCATCAgcctaaccataaccctaaccaTTTTAGAATGACACATAATAGAAGAACTTTGATGCCACAATATTATTCGTTACGAGTTCAACAATTgcataaaaacattacaaagtGGGACACTAAGCGTGGCACAAACTGACGTGGggcacacatttttaaaaatgactaaaatgCCTAATCATAATCAGTTGAGGTTGTATAATACAATAATATGCGCTGATCAGGATTGTGTTGatataaattaattcattcaaattaaatttcttaCAGGTGGCAAAAACAATTAGTTGTTTTTGACAAATACTGTttaaattttctgtttcagtgtaaacattatgtctgaaatgttttttagtCCTCTATTTTTTGAAGAATcaaattttgtgtattttgtagCACATAGAGTTTCTTATTGAAGAAGAAGGGAATTTATCCAATCACTATTGATGTTATTGGTGATTATGATGTGTTTCATTACTAATCAGCACAAAAGGGAAAATTTGTTTATAAGGCATTCATTCTCC
Proteins encoded:
- the LOC115059011 gene encoding LOW QUALITY PROTEIN: macrosialin-like (The sequence of the model RefSeq protein was modified relative to this genomic sequence to represent the inferred CDS: deleted 1 base in 1 codon) gives rise to the protein MKKAVVLFVVACCAVSVLSLAEEKPSATMSSAKQFDVSPSPKTTTTTPKTTTTTPKTTTTTPKTTTTTPKTTTTTPKTTATTPKTTTTPVPGPTPPTRVFVGSYNLTEKKVVCLRANMALEIQLSAAKVNGSFIVQPNETKTEGSCGETKANLTLVFKEGFITFMFNKSVADNTAYVDALSFKLSYSFAKGARQEYRADNKSLHLFAAKVSHCYSCSGEMLYMGNGLYLNVTKNRMQAFNLTKSYDFGQPDMCLADNTDYRVSPFGVGVTLLVLIVIVVLAYLVSRRKRTDGYQTL